A stretch of Abyssisolibacter fermentans DNA encodes these proteins:
- the spoIIM gene encoding stage II sporulation protein M — protein MFKTNFKRKAREHFNKCTGIYLIIIVFLILGIAVGSIMSKVLEEQQIKNLVSFLNSYFKVLNETDIKSIILLKQSILNNLKTVFLLWLFGIIIIGVPLTFCIISLRGFVIGFTVTFLFKEFGLKGILFSLLAILPQNIFIIPGLIIISVISFSFSTNFLKRRRQYRYSTYQNIINYSITILLVTTLLIVGSIVEAYVTPIFMKMVLSR, from the coding sequence ATGTTTAAAACAAATTTTAAAAGAAAAGCAAGAGAACATTTTAATAAATGTACTGGAATATATTTAATTATCATTGTTTTCTTAATACTAGGTATAGCAGTAGGTTCTATTATGTCAAAAGTACTAGAAGAACAGCAAATTAAAAACTTAGTTAGTTTTTTAAATTCTTATTTTAAAGTTTTAAATGAGACAGATATAAAAAGTATTATTTTACTAAAGCAATCAATATTAAATAATCTAAAAACTGTATTTCTTTTATGGCTTTTTGGTATAATTATAATAGGTGTTCCACTTACTTTTTGTATAATATCACTTAGAGGATTTGTTATAGGTTTCACTGTTACTTTTTTATTTAAAGAATTTGGATTAAAGGGTATCTTGTTTTCTCTATTAGCTATATTACCTCAAAACATTTTTATTATTCCTGGACTTATTATTATATCAGTTATATCTTTTAGTTTCTCTACTAACTTTTTAAAAAGGAGAAGGCAATACAGATATTCTACATATCAGAATATTATCAATTATAGCATTACTATTTTGTTAGTTACAACTTTATTAATAGTTGGTAGTATAGTAGAGGCTTATGTAACACCAATTTTCATGAAAATGGTTCTAAGTAGGTAA
- the xerD gene encoding site-specific tyrosine recombinase XerD — translation MDYLTLNFINYLANDKELSKNTIECYNRDVNQFENYLKQKDINNLRDVNKTVIITYLLHIQNTGKSNSTISRNLASLRTFYQYLLNNGIIKNDPTLDLKSPKQEKKLPGILSTDEVAHLLDQPNIKTPKGIRDKAMLELLYASGIRVSELIALNVSDVNLKLGFITCSKNTSKARVIPIGKLSITALNTYLTKHRNYFLNNKDEDSLFLNHYGNRLSRQGFWKIVKFYAQKAEINKKITPQTLRHSFAVHLLQNGADLKSIQEMLGHSDISTTQVYTQLNNVRIKEIYQKAHPRA, via the coding sequence ATGGATTATTTAACCCTAAACTTTATTAATTACTTAGCAAATGATAAGGAATTATCTAAAAATACTATAGAATGTTATAATAGAGATGTTAATCAGTTTGAGAATTATTTAAAACAAAAAGACATTAATAATTTAAGAGATGTTAATAAGACAGTCATAATTACTTATTTACTACATATACAAAATACAGGTAAATCTAATTCTACTATATCACGTAATTTAGCCTCGCTTAGAACCTTTTATCAGTATTTATTAAATAATGGAATAATTAAAAATGATCCCACTCTTGATTTAAAGTCGCCAAAACAAGAAAAAAAATTACCAGGTATACTAAGTACAGATGAAGTTGCACATCTACTTGATCAACCAAATATAAAAACACCTAAAGGAATTAGGGACAAGGCAATGCTTGAACTTCTTTATGCATCTGGAATAAGAGTAAGTGAATTGATAGCATTAAATGTTTCTGATGTCAATCTAAAACTTGGTTTTATAACATGTTCTAAAAATACATCAAAAGCAAGAGTTATCCCAATAGGAAAACTATCAATTACAGCTTTAAATACATATTTAACTAAGCATAGGAATTATTTTTTAAACAATAAAGATGAAGATTCTTTATTTTTAAACCATTATGGCAATAGATTGAGTAGGCAAGGTTTTTGGAAAATAGTTAAATTTTATGCTCAAAAAGCTGAAATAAATAAAAAAATAACCCCGCAAACCTTAAGGCATTCTTTTGCAGTCCATTTGTTGCAAAATGGTGCCGATTTAAAATCAATACAAGAGATGCTGGGGCATTCAGATATTTCTACCACTCAAGTTTATACCCAATTAAATAATGTAAGGATAAAAGAAATATATCAAAAAGCTCATCCAAGAGCATAA